The nucleotide sequence TGTTACAGTTCCGCTTCGATCGTTTCTTTTGACGCACGCGATCCAAGTGCTCCCCAAAGTCCGTAGGGGCTTTTCGATCCAGCCGCATTGTTGTTCGCAGCGGTACCGCCGGCCCAAACATTCCTATTCGATGAGTTTCCAGCCTCAATCGAATCGGTGACGAACTTGACAGCCCCGTCAGCGATCAGGACATGGCAACCACCTTGATGCTGACTTGACATCGTCGCGGTAATCGTCGTGTCATCGAAGTTGTTTCCGCCGCAGAGTTCCGCATTAGGCGGAAGAATGGTCATGCAGGACGAGAAGATCGATGATGCATCCGCCCAACGGTAACCACGATAGAAACCGCGATCGACGGTGCCGCTCCAAAATCGGGGACGATCGGAACTGATCCAGTTCCGGCAGGCGATAGGGTTGTCGCGTAGAGCTTCCAGGGTGGCGTCGTTCCCGCCTAAATCATCATTTGGGACCGATGCTCGAATGTCCTGGTCACCCAAGTAGGTAACGATTTCGCCCATGGCTATCGTGTTGGCCAGTCCATCCAAGCAGTCTCGGAACCTGGTGGTATGGAATAGGACAAAAAGGCCACGTTGCCCCGAACGAACCTGTTCTGCTGACACTTGGTCGC is from Neorhodopirellula lusitana and encodes:
- a CDS encoding DUF1559 domain-containing protein, translated to MRTQNTNNRTTGFTLVELLVVIAIIGVLVGLLLPAVQAAREAARRMSCSNNFKQIGLSIHNYHSAYNQLPTHASGTDGRIRTPQPERTGHHSDRLDNNNNVLSMLVGLMPFMEQQAIWEQISNPLANPGGTPNPWNAMGPSPGEIDYAPWATNLPALRCPSDPGQGLPALGRTNYAACLGDSTWFSTVYRHSGYDGSDQVSAEQVRSGQRGLFVLFHTTRFRDCLDGLANTIAMGEIVTYLGDQDIRASVPNDDLGGNDATLEALRDNPIACRNWISSDRPRFWSGTVDRGFYRGYRWADASSIFSSCMTILPPNAELCGGNNFDDTTITATMSSQHQGGCHVLIADGAVKFVTDSIEAGNSSNRNVWAGGTAANNNAAGSKSPYGLWGALGSRASKETIEAEL